agtttaatttaaatctaaaggtaagtaaatttattataagatagggatgagttaatatttaatataaacttagcgggttgttaggtttaggggtttatagtttaagttagtttatggcgatgtgggggctggcagtttaggggttaataggtttagtaagtgctagtgatgtgggaggccaggggtttaggggttaatacctttagttagttgcggcagggtccgggaacagcgggataggggttaataactttattagagttgcggtgggctccgggagtggcgggataggggttaataactttatttagttgcggcgggttccaggagtggcaggataggggttaaacagtttagtatagtggcggtgtttagtgacagtatataaataaagctttgaaaaagccgaagagcagtgagatcgatgactgtttagttaacaacagtccgctactcgtcgccccatacttggtgcgcggctttatgACAGCTTTAGATATAAATAtgtagagcgtattcaggtccgcggccacgatgttaagcgatgtcaggcgagcgtattggtgccgttgaatgcaagtaagttgacggctttatAAGTAGGCGTCTAAGGCTCTTCCTTCTGTTGtgcaacatttgttgcattttTGTAAAAATCTCTTGTGTCATCTGTGAAAGTAAATGAGCGGTTACTGGTGTCACATGATGTGTCCCCTATGTCACGTGTGCTCTGCTCTTACCTTTCCTCTCCAGCTCTGCTTTCCCAGCTCTGATGTGTTTCCTCAGCCACTCGATGCACTCCCCCTGCAGGAAATCCTTGTCATTCTCAGCCGTACCGACCTCTGGGCTGTTCCATCTCTGTGCAGTGATCTGAGCCTCATTTATTATAGGGACCCAGATCCATCTGTCTGTATCCAGGGTGAGGAATTCTCTCCCATCATAACCATCCTGTATATACCCCCTGGTGCTGCCATCATCATACAGCTCACAGCCAGTCATCCTCTGCACAGAATGAAAACCTGCACAGGATATAGTGATCGTCACACAGGAGCagcagtgtgtgttatatacagtatatatatgtgtgtgtgtgtgtgtgttatatacagtatgacacacacacactgctgtatatagTAATGATAAGTATCTCACCTGCTGTCTGGTTGAAGCGCCTCATCCCTATCTTCACATTGTGTTTGAATATAGCCTCCCAGAATTGGCCtatatgtgtctgtccttcccagTAACCAGGATCCTCCTCAACGGTCTCCATCCACTGAACAGCAGGTCGTGCTCTGGGAGAGTCACTGTCATATCTCATTATCTGTATTTCATCTACATAACCAACTGCAACAAACGCAGGCAGCCCATGTCCTGGCTCTGAGACCCCAGTCTCATAATACTGTAgagtgtgactgcctgagagacacagagagagacagttacacattactttaACATGTGACtaactgagagacacagagagacagttacacattactgtaacctgtgactgcctgagacacagagagacagttacacattactgtaacctgtgactgcctgagagacacagagacagttacacattactgtaacctatgACTGCCTgagggacacagagagagacagttacacattactgtaacctgtgactgcctgagagacacagaaagACAGTTAGACATtactgtgactgcctgagagacacagagagagacagttacacattactgtaacctgtgactgcctgagagacacagagagagacagttacacattactgtaacctatgACTGCCTgagggacacagagagagacagttacacattactgtaacctgtgactgcctgagagacacagaaagACAGTTAGACATtactgtgactgcctgagagacacagagagagacagttacacattactttaACATGTGACtaactgagagacacagagagacagttacacattactgtaacctgtgagacagagagacagttacacattactgtaaccagtgactgcctgagagacacagagacagttacacattactgtaacctatgACTGCCTgagggacacagagagagacagttacacattactgtaacctgtgactgcctgagagacacagaaagACAGTTAGACATtactgtgactgcctgagagacacagagacagttacacattactgtaacctgtgactgcctgagagacacagagagagacagttacaagTTACTgttaacctgtgactgcctgagacaaACAGACAGTTACAAATGACTGTAATTTGTGACTGCCTGAaagacagttacatattactgtgtaCTGTGACTggctgagagacacagagagagacagttacaagTTACTgttaacctgtgactgcctgagacagACAGTTACAAATGACTGTAATTTGTGACTGCCTGAaagacagttacatattactgtgtaCTGTGACTGgctgagagacacagacacagttacacattactgtaacctgtgacttacctgagagacagagagacagttacacattactgtaacctgtgactctgagagacacagagagacagttacacattactgtaacctgtgactgcctgagacacacagagacagttacacattactgtaacctgtgactgcctgagagacacagagagagacagttacacattactgtaacctgtgactgcctgagagacagagagagacagttacacattaccaTAACCTGTGACtgtctgagagacacagagagagacagttacacattactgtaacctgtgactgcctgagagacacagagagagacagttacacattactgtaacctgtgactgcctgagagacacagatagagacagttacacattactgtaacctgtgaccgCCTAAGAGACatagagagacagttacacattactgtaacctgtgactgcccgAGAGGCACAGAGAGAcaattacacattactgtaacctgtgactgcctgagacacacagagagagacagttacacattattgTAACCTGTgagtgcctgagagacacagagagacaattacacattactgtaacctgtgactgcctgagagacacagagagagacagttacacattactgtaacctgtgactgcctgagagacacagagagagacagttacacattattgTAACCTGTgagtgcctgagagacacagagagacaattacacattactgtaacctgtgactgcctgagagacacagagagagacagttattcATTACTGTAACCTGTGCTGTCACTGCCTGTGAGACACAGAGAGAGCTGTTACACATTACTATAACCTATGACTGCCTGAGAGATACAGAGAGTGAAAATTACACATTAccgtaacctgtgactgcctgagagacacagagagagacagttacacattactgaaacctgtgactgcctgaaagacacagagagagaaagttactcattactgtaacctgtgactgcctgagagacagaaagagacagttacacattactgtaacctgtgactgcctgagacaaacagagacagttacacattactgtaatttGTGACTGctggagacacagagagagagagacgcagagacagtcacacattactgtaacctgtgactgcctgagagacacaaagacagttacacattactgtaacctgtgactacctgagagacacagagagagacagttacacattactgtaacctgtgactgcctgagagacacagagagagacagttacacattactgtaacctgtgactgcctgagagacacagagagagacagttacacattactgtaacctgtgactgcctgagagacacagagagagacagttacactttactgtaacctgtgactgcctgagagacacagagagagacagttacacattactgtaacctgtgactacctgagagacacagagagagacagttacacattactgtaagctgtgactgcctgagagacacagagagagacagttacacattactgtaacctgtgactgcctgagagacacagacagttacacattactgtaacctgtgactgcctgagagacacaaagacagttacatattactgtaacctgtgactaccTGAGAGAcggttacacattactgtaactgcctgctagacacagagagagacaattacacattactgtaacctgtgactgcctgagagaaacagagagagacagttacacattactgtaacctgtgactgcctgagagacacacagagagagacagttacacattactgtaacctgtgactacctgagagacacagagagagacagttacacattactgtaacctgtgactacctgagagacacagagagagacagttacacattactgtaagctgtgactgcctgagagacacagagagagacagttacacattactgtaacctgtgactgcctgagagacacagacagttacatattactgtaacctgtgactgcctgagagacacacagagagagacagttacacattactgtaacctgtgagtgcctgagagacacagagagagacagttacacattactgtaacctgtgactgcctgagagacacagagagagacagttacacattactgtaacctgtgactgcctgagagacacacagagagagacagttacacattactgtaacctgtgagtgcctgagagacacagagagagacagttacacattactgtaacctgtgactgcctgagagacacagagagagacagttacacatcactgtaacctgtgactgcctgagagacatagagagagacagttacacattactgtaacctgtgagtgcctgagagacacagagagacagttacacattactgtaacctgtgactgcctgagagacacagagagacagttacacattactgtaacctgtgagtgcctgagagacacagagagacagttacacattactgtaacctgtgactgcctgagagacacagagagagacagttacacattactgtaacctgtgactacctgagagacacagagagagacaattACACATTACTgcaacctgtgactgcctgagagacacagagagagacagttacacattactgtaacctgtaaaCTAACTATGtcaatatatatgaaataatttataCATAATATATTCACTTTGGATATAAGATCTTAACTGtaatatcacatatatttattcAATGAGCCTGAACAGACTCAGACACCTGCTGTTAGGATAGACACTGACCAGAACTTCTAAGGAATCAGGATGTAATGCATTTGCTCCCAAAGACAGACAAATGGTCTCCACTAAAAATACAGATTGCACCTTCATGCATATCTAAATCactcaaaggggccgatttatcaagctccgtatggaggtggacagaaatcaacagaaatcaacccgattgaatacgatcgggttgaatgacatcccctgctagcggccgattggcagcgattctgcagggggcagtattgcaccagcagtttaccagaactgctggtgcaataataaatgccgagagcgtatgctttctgcatttatcgatgtacagcagacatgttccgcaatatcggatcatgtccgctcgcacaatgataattaggccccatCATATCTTATTGAAACTGAACACATCAAAAGGCTGAACCCAGAATTAATGTGATGAATTACTAAGTCTTACTAAATTAAAGGAAGTTATTAAATGAAAGGGCTAACTTCCATGAGATAGGAACTAGATAACGACACCCTGTGTTGACAGGAGACACAAGTCTACATTTATATTTGAGATCTAGAAGATTCCCAAGTAATACTAAACACAGTACTAAatttaagtcaatagataataaatagttacagtcatatgatcagggggctgtcagaagatgcttagatacacggtaatcacagaggtaaaaagtgtattaatataactgtgttgattatgcaaaactggagaatgggtaataaagggattatgtatttttaaaaacaataaaaattctattgtagactgtccctttaaacatttcatgactcagatagagaatacaattttaaattagtccacaaatccattcaattactagtgggaattcaactcctggccaccaggaggaggcatagaacACCCCAGcaaacctgttaaagggacatgaaacacaaaaaaattatttcgtgattcagatagagaatacaattttaaacaactttctaatttacttctattatctaatttgtttcattctcttggtatgctttgttgaaggagtagcaatgcactaatcatttctaactgaacacatgtggtgagccaatgacaatcagtatatatacacagccaccaatcagcagctagatcctaggttctctgctgctcctgaacttgcctagataaacctttcagcaaaattaaataaaagaagtaaattggaaagttgtttaaaactgtattctctatctgaatcatgaaagaaaaattttgggtttcatgtccctttaagtatcactcccacttcccataaacccccagtcattctttgcctaaaggctgtgatacactgcaagcagagcggtgCGCagtgtgtagatgcggctgtgtgcgctcagtgtgtcctgccttttcatctctgagcactttgctgcatcaggtcgcgtagctgagcgctcagagatgaaataattgaacttcagaagcggtgcgaagcagctgcatcgcctcgctcCGCATCTCTTgcggtgtgtcacagcctttatacatCAGGATGGATGTGCGAATATGGGGTCTGAAGATATTTCACCCTttaaatgggtacttttccctgcaagcaagtattGGGGTCAAGATGTGTCCATGtgatcctctttagtaagagtaatggttttAGCAGTTAGAAAATGGCGAGGTAGTCCTTGTTTAATTTCTAatatttatgctacccctatatagaaatccAGGGTTGGTTATTCTGaaattcttttctccaacattggtgtgtccggtccacggcgtcatccttacttgtgggatattttcttccccaacaggaaatggcaaagagtcccagcaaagctggtcacatgatccctcctaggctccgcccaccccagtcattctctttgccgttgcacaggcaacatctccacggagatggttaagagttttttggtgtttaaatgtagtttttattcttctatcaagtgtttgttattttaaaatagtgctggtatgtactatttactctgaaacagaaaaggatgaagatttctgtttgtaagaggaagatgattttagcagacagtaactaaaatcgattgctgtttccacacaggactgttgagatgaagtaacttcagttgggggaaacagttagcagacttttctgcttaaggtatgactagccatatttctaacaagaccatgtaatgctggaaggctgtcatttcccctcatggggagcggtaagccattttcttagtcacacataaaagaataaagggcttaaaaaagggcttaaaaactggtagacatttttatgggctaaaacgattgctttattggggcatattatgcagattctagctaataattggcattataatcttggggaacgtttaaaaaacggcaggcactgtgttggacaccttttttagtctgggggcctttctagttatagactgagcctcattttcgcgccattactgcgcagttgtttttggagagcaaggcatgcagatgcatgtgtgaggatctaagaatcactaaaaaagcttctagaaggcgtcatttggtatcgtattcccctctgggcttggttgggtctcagcaaagcatatagctgggactgtataggggttaaatttaaaaacggctccggttccgttattttaagggttaaagctctgaaatttggtgtgcaatacttttaatgccttaagacactgtggtgaaattttggtaatttttgaacaattccttcatactttttcacatattcagtaataaagtgttttcagtttgaaatttaaagagacagtaacggttttattttaaaacgttttttgtgctttgttgacaagtttaagcctgtttaacatgtctgtaccatcagataagctatgttctatatgtatgaaagccaatgtgtctccccatttaaatttatgtgataattgtgccatagtgtccaaacaaagtaaggacatcatcccctactgtgtctacaccagttttgcccacgcaggaggcccctagtacatctagtgcgccaatacttattaccatgcaacaattaacggctgtaatggataactccatagcaaatattttatccaaaatgcctacttatcagagaaagcgcgattgctctgttttaaacactgaagagcaagagggcgctgatgataactgttctgacataccctcacaccaatctcaaggggccatgagggaggttttgtctgatggagaaatctcagattcaggaaaaatttctcatcaagctgaacctgatgttgtgacatttaaatttaaattagaacatctccgcgcactgcttaaggaggtgttatctactctggatgattgtgacaatttggtcattccagagaaattatgtaagatggacaagttcctagaggttccggtgccccccgacgcttttcctatacccaagcgggtggcggacatagtaaataaagagtgggaaaagcccggcataccttttgttcccccccctatatttaagaaattatttcctatattcgaccccagaaaggacttatggcagacagtccccaaggtcgagggggcggtttctactctaaacaaacgcactactattcctatcgaagatagttgtgctttcaaagatcctatggataaaaaattagagggtttgcttaaaaagatttttgtacagcaaggttaccttctacaaccaatttcatgcattgttcctgtcactacggcagcgt
The nucleotide sequence above comes from Bombina bombina isolate aBomBom1 chromosome 7, aBomBom1.pri, whole genome shotgun sequence. Encoded proteins:
- the LOC128636568 gene encoding class I histocompatibility antigen, F10 alpha chain-like, with the protein product GSYSNVHTLQYYETGVSEPGHGLPAFVAVGYVDEIQIMRYDSDSPRARPAVQWMETVEEDPGYWEGQTHIGQFWEAIFKHNVKIGMRRFNQTAGFHSVQRMTGCELYDDGSTRGYIQDGYDGREFLTLDTDRWIWVPIINEAQITAQRWNSPEVGTAENDKDFLQGECIEWLRKHIRAGKAELERKVVPQVKVSGHQSDTVIKLHCRVYGFYPKAVDVKWVKNEDIDLISEEATQVLPNPDGTYQLRVTVEVIPKDGDSFSCHVDHSSLKEPLTVLWEPKKDSSLYIIIAVGVILSVVIAAGVAGYILLRKEKPSHNSNEEKLLSHKAITDCCSTDLTTESSESSTLSTDSSTAPMFASPDQSS